The following proteins are co-located in the Cardiocondyla obscurior isolate alpha-2009 linkage group LG12, Cobs3.1, whole genome shotgun sequence genome:
- the LOC139107087 gene encoding dihydrolipoyllysine-residue acetyltransferase component of pyruvate dehydrogenase complex yields the protein MAHMIGSRLVHLSLKYANRVAPRAFVPLKCQRLCFRTSSILDVAGKELLMPSLSPTMESGTIVKWFKKEGDKINPGDAIADIQTDKAIVTMEFDDEGILAKIIISEGTKDIKVGTLIALTVELDEDWKTVEMPDSSSVQTPSAAPASSEQSSPAANIEPPPGQQNISMPALSPTMTSGTIIKWLKKEGDAVEPGDALADIQTDKAVMTFELEEEGVLAKILVPESSQVEVGQLIAIMVEKGMDWKQVVIPTSTKSAPSAAPDSVQPTGVKASSSEQVYGLAVKRLLEEYGLSSGSIKGTGRTNRLLKSDVLAYIQAHNVKKVTPKSASAPETPKVQLSRPGISDTPPGRPSPYEDIEISNIRAVIAKRLGESKRTIPHSYALMDINIDKLIELRGKLKTENINVSINDFVTKAVAHALVECPDINTWYQNGQIVRVSKVDVSVAVATKTGLITPIVSDTATKSLTDISKNIRELAEKAKNGKLKPHEFQGGSFTISNLGMFGIKEFSAIINPPQTAVLAVGAGREELDFSLMKVTKMTTRLSYDRRAIDEDQAADFLAILKAMLEDPAFLAAGKVQALRYKRDAY from the exons ATGGCGCACATGATAGGGTCCAGGCTTGTTCACCTGTCACTGAAATACGCTAATCGCGTCGCGCCTCGTGCCTTTGTGCCCTTAAAGTGTCAACGATTATGCTTCCGCACCAGCAGTATTCTCGACG TGGCAGGGAAAGAATTATTGATGCCATCCTTATCACCCACCATGGAAAGTGGAACTATAGTAAAATGGTTCAAAAAAGAAGGTGATAAAATCAATCCTGGTGATGCTATTGCAGATATTCAAACTGATAAAGCCATTGTCACAATGGAATTTGATGATGAGGGTATATTGGCAAAGATAATT ATATCTGAAGGAACAAAAGATATTAAAGTGGGAACTCTGATAGCTCTTACTGTTGAGCTTGATGAAGATTGGAAAACAGTAGAAATGCCAGATAGTTCTTCAGTGCAAACTCCTTCAGCAGCACCAGCTTCCTCTGAGCAAAGTTCACCTGCTGCAAATATAGAACCACCACCTGGCCA gcAAAACATTTCTATGCCCGCTTTATCGCCAACTATGACATCAGGTACAATTATAAAATGGTTAAAGAAAGAAGGTGATGCAGTAGAACCAGGTGATGCATTGGCAGATATACAAACCGATAAGGCCGTAATGACTTTCGAATTAGAAGAGGAAGGTGTACTTGCAAAAATTCTT GTTCCTGAAAGTTCTCAAGTAGAGGTAGGACAATTAATAGCTATCATGGTTGAGAAAGGAATGGACTGGAAACAGGTTGTTATCCCGACGTCAACTAAATCGGCACCATCTGCAGCACCAGATTCTGTTCAACCCACTGGTGTCAAAGCATCGTCAAGCGAGCA AGTTTATGGTTTGGCAGTAAAGAGATTACTGGAAGAATATGGCCTAAGCTCTGGCTCAATCAAAGGCACTGGACGTACAAATCGCTTATTGAAGAGTGACGTTTTAGCGTACATTCAAGCGCACAACGTTAAAAAAGTTACACCTAAATCtg catcGGCTCCAGAAACTCCTAAAGTACAACTTTCTAGGCCAGGAATATCTGATACTCCGCCTGGCCGACCGTCTCCATACGAAGACATTGAAATATCTAATATTCGTGCTGTTATCGCTAAACGACTTGGAGAGTCAAAA AGAACCATACCACATTCTTATGCACTTATGGACATAAATATCGACAAATTAATTGAACTCCGCGGAAAACTAAAAacggaaaatataaatgtatcaaTTAACGACTTCGTTACGAAGGCCGTCGCTCATGCCCTTGTCGAGTGTCCCGATATAAACACGTGGTATCAAAATGGACAA ATTGTCCGAGTTTCAAAGGTAGATGTGTCTGTAGCAGTCGCAACAAAAACAGGTCTGATTACTCCAATAGTATCTGACACTGCCACTAAAAGCCTTAccgatatttctaaaaatattcgaGAATTGGCTGAAAAGGCGAAAAACGGAAAACTTAAACCACATGAATTTCAAGGAGGATCGTTTAC AATTTCGAATTTGGGAATGTTCGGTATCAAAGAGTTTTCTGCTATTATAAATCCTCCACAAACTGCCGTTTTAGCTGTAGGCGCGGGACGAGAAGAACTGG ATTTCTCGTTAATGAAAGTAACGAAAATGACAACAAGATTATCATATGACAGGCGAGCGATTGACGAGGATCAAGCAGCCGATTTCTTAGCTATTTTGAAAGCAATGCTGGAAGATCCAGCTTTTCTTGCAGCTGGTAAAGTGCAGGCACTTAGGTACAAACGTGATGCATATTAA
- the LOC139107098 gene encoding START domain-containing protein 10 — protein MDIGVVKIAEDKDFEKLKHLYDDNNNWKLDYNKPDLSVWTKSVPGISFRMVKIRTRFPDVSPETLYDVLHDPEYRKIWDTHMIESKDIGFFNPNNDIGYYSMACPSPLKNRDFILQRSWLDTGIEQLIINHSVYHKDYPPRKHFVRATSYLTGYIVRPSRNGDGSELGYVSHTDPHGKLPVWLVNKITQIFAPKMVKRLHKASVGYPSWKLLNNPNYKPWHYPEQIMAPRIRIEECVKSTEEKNSKYNYVDESDLKENLVKESVAVDSD, from the exons ATGGATATTGGCGTCGTCAAAATCGCAGAAGATAAAGACTTTGAGAAATTAAAGCACTTATATGATGATAACAACAATTGGAAATTAGATTACAACAAACCTGATTTATCTGTTTGGACTAAATCCGTCCCAGGAATTAGTTTTAGAATGGTGAAG attagaACACGTTTTCCCGACGTTTCACCAGAAACATTGTATGATGTTTTACATGATCCtgaatatagaaaaatttggGACACTCATATGATTGAATCGAAAGATATAGGATTTTTTAATCCGAACAACGATATTGGTTATTATTCCA TGGCATGTCCATctccattaaaaaatagagaCTTTATTCTACAACGATCTTGGTTAGATACTGGTATAGaacagttaataataaatcattccGTTTATCACAAAGACTATCCACCTAGAAAACACTTTGTACGAGCAACATCTTACCTCacag GCTATATTGTAAGGCCTTCGCGCAATGGAGATGGCTCCGAGTTGGGTTATGTATCGCACACAGATCCACATGGCAAATTACCTGTGTGgcttgttaataaaattacacaaatATTTGCCCCTAAa ATGGTAAAAAGATTGCACAAAGCATCTGTGGGTTATCCAAGCTGgaaattacttaataatccAAATTATAAACCATGGCATTATCCCGAACAAATAATGGCACCTAGAATACGTATTGAAGAA tGTGTAAAATCCACAGAAGAAAAGAATTCAAAATACAATTATGTAGACGAATCTgacttaaaagaaaatttggtTAAAGAGTCCGTCGCAGTGGATAGCGATTAA
- the Pak3 gene encoding serine/threonine-protein kinase PAK 2: MSLSLTKLFSKKRSGSAVDTVAAEIGLPTNVSHKFHVSKNAETGQLEGLPDPWIRLLNTQISKSEQDEHPDAALQAIKFYNYSIKRKPQEQEVFKPFVTQDLIEEESQEINNILTKKYQSDGSDDDRLTSESSTDEQTLSELPPKVTKPPKPPKPPKPPKPAPRKCIDRVEKTLTEILEDLNTYQISDSEENPLPEEKDGNVVSRIEESPILRKKTECTDMRLNEQQVYEELRAICQSGDPNLRFERTKEVGAGASGTVFIATDLQYGQKVAIKDINLSKQPKKELILTEIKILKEFQHPNLVNFLDAYLVDEHLWVVMELLEGGPLTDVVTETVMKEVQIAAVCREVLKAISFLHTRGIIHRDIKSDNVLLGMNGAVKVTDFGFCANIDGDEKRQTVVGTPYWMAPEVVTRKQYGKKVDIWSLGIMAIEMIEGEPPYMKETPLRALYLIAAIGKPSIPRWDSLSPMFQNFLERCLAVEVDERATADELLSHPFLENCAELSTLTPLIRAAQRILQKAFH; this comes from the coding sequence ATGAGCCTAAGCTTAACCAAGTTGTTCTCGAAGAAGAGGAGCGGTTCCGCTGTCGATACTGTGGCCGCGGAGATCGGTCTGCCAACGAACGTTTCCCACAAGTTTCACGTGAGTAAGAATGCGGAAACCGGACAGCTGGAGGGCCTGCCGGACCCATGGATACGTCTGCTCAACACGCAGATATCCAAATCGGAGCAGGACGAACATCCCGACGCCGCGTTACAGGCCATCAAGTTTTACAATTACTCGATTAAGCGCAAGCCGCAGGAGCAGGAAGTATTCAAGCCGTTTGTCACTCAAGACCTGATTGAGGAGGAATCGCaggagataaataatattctgacGAAGAAATACCAGTCAGATGGTTCGGATGACGATCGTTTGACTTCTGAAAGTTCGACGGACGAGCAGACGTTATCTGAGCTACCGCCGAAAGTGACGAAACCGCCGAAACCACCGAAGCCGCCGAAGCCGCCGAAACCGGCTCCACGTAAGTGCATCGACCGAGTAGAGAAAACTCTAACTGAAATCTTAGAGGATCTGAACACGTATCAGATCAGTGACAGTGAGGAAAATCCTCTACCAGAAGAGAAGGATGGGAATGTAGTGAGCAGAATAGAAGAGAGTCCCATTTTGCGCAAAAAAACGGAGTGCACCGATATGCGGCTCAACGAACAACAAGTATACGAGGAACTTAGAGCTATTTGTCAAAGTGGAGATCCTAATCTACGTTTTGAAAGAACTAAAGAGGTAGGTGCTGGTGCCTCTGGAACTGTATTCATAGCCACCGATTTGCAGTACGGTCAGAAAGTAGCAATCaaggatataaatttatcaaagcAACCAAAGAAAGAATTGATATTAACAGAAATCAAGATTCTTAAAGAGTTTCAGCATCCAAATCTGGTCAATTTCCTTGATGCTTACTTAGTGGACGAGCATCTTTGGGTAGTTATGGAACTGTTGGAAGGAGGGCCACTCACAGATGTGGTTACTGAGACTGTGATGAAAGAAGTTCAAATTGCAGCTGTTTGTAGAGAGGTTCTTAAAGCAATAAGCTTTTTGCATACCAGAGGCATCATTCACAGAGACATCAAGTCTGACAATGTATTGCTAGGAATGAATGGTGCAGTGAAGGTTACAGACTTCGGTTTTTGTGCAAATATCGACGGTGACGAGAAACGACAGACTGTAGTCGGTACTCCGTATTGGATGGCTCCGGAAGTAGTGACGAGAAAACAGTATGGCAAGAAGGTGGACATTTGGTCGTTAGGTATAATGGCTATTGAAATGATAGAAGGAGAACCGCCGTACATGAAGGAGACACCGTTGAGAGCATTATATTTGATTGCCGCTATCGGTAAACCGTCGATTCCGAGGTGGGACAGTCTCAGTCCGATGTTCCAGAATTTTTTAGAAAGATGTCTTGCTGTAGAGGTCGATGAAAGAGCGACTGCCGACGAGTTGCTCTCTCATccatttttagaaaattgcgCGGAATTATCCACGCTCACTCCACTAATTCGTGCGGCGCAAAGAATCCTTCAAAAAGCATTTCATTag